The Aminithiophilus ramosus genome contains a region encoding:
- a CDS encoding type 1 glutamine amidotransferase domain-containing protein, whose protein sequence is MRLKGRRVLMFVEDVYEDLELWYPKLRLVEEGAEVVVAAPEAGKLYRGKNGYPARSDVALTDVAEGDFDGLVLAGGFAPDKLRRIAEVLELTRAFHERGKLVAHICHAGWIPISAGIVRGFRCTSTPGIRDDLVNAGALWFDEPVVCDRHMVSSRRPDDLPQFCRAIIEFLDR, encoded by the coding sequence ATGCGTTTGAAGGGTCGGAGGGTTCTCATGTTCGTCGAGGATGTCTACGAGGACCTGGAACTGTGGTATCCCAAGCTCAGGCTCGTCGAGGAGGGGGCTGAAGTCGTCGTCGCCGCCCCCGAGGCCGGGAAGCTCTACCGCGGCAAGAACGGCTATCCCGCCAGGAGTGACGTGGCCCTGACCGACGTCGCCGAAGGGGATTTCGACGGGCTGGTCCTTGCCGGAGGCTTCGCTCCCGACAAGCTGCGCCGCATCGCTGAGGTCCTGGAGTTGACCCGGGCCTTTCACGAGAGGGGCAAGCTCGTGGCCCATATCTGCCACGCCGGATGGATCCCGATTTCGGCGGGCATCGTCCGGGGGTTCCGCTGCACGTCGACGCCGGGCATCAGAGACGATCTGGTCAACGCCGGCGCCCTCTGGTTCGACGAGCCCGTCGTGTGCGATCGCCACATGGTCTCCAGCCGCAGGCCTGACGATCTGCCCCAATTCTGCCGGGCCATCATCGAGTTCCTCGATCGTTGA
- a CDS encoding BaiN/RdsA family NAD(P)/FAD-dependent oxidoreductase, which produces MGGGPAGLFAAAEAAAGGERTLLVEGNGETGKKLLLTGKGRCNFTNAGLSAQTLQEPFGRKGRFLHTGLAAFGPEAICRFFDERGLASVVERGKRVFPASGDARTVRDLLVEEARRQGVTIRTNHLVRELLREDRRIVAVRTSKGELRARRIIVATGGCSYGRTGSRGDAFGWARELGIDVVPPRPAIVPIRTAESGALNLDGLILRNVALALFVGGKKTDSRFGEMQFTPFGISGPIAMDLARNVGEALEGNDDVTLSIDLKPALDAAKIDARLIRDIEKRKGYPFSSLLAGLLPRELIASFVDLAAVAVDRPLNGITKEERQRIAALLKGFPLTPTGLLGFDWALVTSGGISLKELDPRTMRAKAWENLHFAGEVIDLDGPTGGYNLQVCWSTAFLAGRGGTR; this is translated from the coding sequence ATCGGAGGCGGGCCGGCCGGCCTTTTCGCCGCAGCCGAGGCCGCCGCAGGGGGGGAGAGGACGCTCCTCGTCGAAGGCAACGGGGAGACGGGCAAAAAGCTCCTCCTGACCGGCAAGGGGCGATGCAATTTCACCAATGCCGGTCTGTCGGCCCAGACGCTTCAGGAACCCTTCGGCCGGAAGGGGCGGTTCCTCCACACCGGGCTGGCCGCCTTCGGCCCCGAGGCCATCTGCCGTTTTTTCGACGAACGGGGGCTGGCCTCCGTCGTCGAACGGGGCAAGCGGGTCTTTCCCGCCTCGGGCGACGCACGGACCGTCCGCGACCTCCTCGTCGAAGAGGCGCGGAGACAGGGCGTCACCATCAGGACAAACCACCTCGTGCGGGAACTCCTGAGAGAGGACCGACGGATCGTCGCCGTCAGGACCTCCAAGGGAGAACTGAGAGCCCGACGGATCATCGTCGCCACGGGCGGCTGCAGTTACGGCCGGACCGGTTCCCGCGGCGACGCCTTCGGCTGGGCCCGAGAACTGGGCATCGACGTCGTCCCTCCCCGACCGGCCATCGTCCCCATCCGCACCGCCGAAAGCGGGGCCCTCAATCTCGACGGGCTGATCCTCCGCAACGTCGCTCTGGCCCTTTTCGTCGGAGGGAAGAAGACCGACAGTCGCTTCGGCGAGATGCAGTTCACTCCCTTCGGCATCAGCGGTCCCATCGCCATGGACCTGGCCCGTAACGTCGGCGAAGCCCTGGAGGGAAACGACGACGTCACCCTCTCCATCGATCTCAAGCCGGCCCTCGACGCCGCAAAAATCGACGCCCGACTGATCCGCGACATCGAAAAGCGAAAGGGCTATCCCTTCTCCTCCCTTCTTGCGGGACTCCTCCCCCGGGAGCTGATCGCCTCCTTCGTCGACCTCGCCGCCGTCGCCGTCGACCGTCCCCTCAACGGCATCACGAAAGAGGAGCGGCAGAGGATCGCCGCTCTCCTCAAAGGCTTTCCCCTGACGCCGACAGGGCTTCTGGGCTTCGATTGGGCTCTCGTCACCTCCGGCGGCATCTCCCTGAAAGAGCTCGATCCCCGGACGATGCGGGCAAAAGCCTGGGAGAACCTCCACTTCGCCGGGGAAGTCATCGATCTCGACGGCCCGACAGGGGGTTACAACCTCCAGGTCTGCTGGAGCACGGCCTTTCTGGCCGGCCGCGGGGGGACACGGTAA
- a CDS encoding type III PLP-dependent enzyme, producing MEDAISYAFDLERYTTPERFEKIKAFAADKETPFVVVDIDRISEKYDELRRLLPYSKVYYAVKANPHDEILKMLIGKGCRFDIASVFELDQMLRLGARADDMSYGNTIKKARHIAYAYDRGIRLFATDSEEDVRKLAENAPGSRVFFRILTDGSGADWPLSRKFGAHPDTIYRLILLAAELGLDPYGISFHVGSQQRDIGQWDHAIATCRYLFDAAAQEGVRLRMINLGGGFPASYVAPTHDMELYCREITRFLEEDFGDHAPEILIEPGRSLVGDAGIMVSEVVLVSKKSEFNQYSWVYLDVGKFGGLIETIDESIKYPIFVDRESATTKQIILAGPTCDSMDILYEDTKYEVPGEITEGDRVYIFTTGAYTTSYCSINFNGFPPLKAHIYRG from the coding sequence GTGGAAGACGCTATCAGCTACGCCTTTGACCTTGAACGGTACACGACACCGGAACGATTCGAAAAGATCAAGGCCTTCGCCGCCGATAAGGAGACGCCCTTCGTCGTCGTCGACATCGACAGGATCTCCGAGAAATATGACGAACTCCGTCGTCTCCTGCCTTACAGCAAGGTCTACTACGCCGTCAAGGCCAACCCCCACGACGAGATCCTCAAGATGCTCATCGGCAAGGGATGCCGATTCGACATCGCCTCCGTCTTCGAGCTGGACCAGATGCTCCGCCTCGGCGCCAGAGCCGACGACATGAGCTACGGCAACACCATCAAGAAGGCCCGCCACATCGCCTACGCCTACGATCGGGGCATCCGCCTCTTCGCCACCGATTCCGAGGAGGATGTCCGCAAGCTGGCCGAAAACGCCCCGGGCTCGCGCGTCTTCTTCCGCATCCTCACCGACGGCAGCGGCGCCGACTGGCCCCTGTCGCGCAAGTTCGGCGCCCACCCCGACACGATCTACCGCCTCATTCTCCTGGCCGCCGAGCTGGGCCTCGACCCCTACGGCATCTCCTTCCACGTCGGCTCCCAGCAGCGCGACATCGGCCAGTGGGACCACGCCATCGCCACCTGCCGCTATCTCTTCGACGCCGCGGCCCAGGAGGGCGTTCGTCTGCGCATGATCAACCTCGGCGGGGGCTTCCCGGCCAGCTACGTGGCGCCGACGCACGACATGGAGCTCTACTGCCGCGAGATCACCCGATTCCTCGAAGAGGACTTCGGCGACCACGCCCCGGAGATCCTCATCGAGCCGGGACGGTCCCTCGTCGGAGACGCCGGGATCATGGTCAGCGAGGTCGTCCTCGTCTCGAAGAAATCCGAGTTCAACCAGTACAGCTGGGTCTATCTCGACGTGGGCAAGTTCGGCGGCCTCATCGAGACCATCGACGAATCGATCAAATACCCCATCTTCGTCGACCGCGAGAGCGCGACGACGAAGCAGATCATTCTGGCCGGCCCCACCTGCGACAGCATGGACATCCTCTACGAGGACACCAAGTACGAGGTCCCCGGCGAAATCACCGAGGGCGACCGCGTCTACATCTTCACCACCGGCGCCTACACGACGAGCTACTGCTCGATCAACTTCAACGGTTTCCCCCCCCTGAAGGCCCACATCTATCGGGGCTAG
- a CDS encoding amidohydrolase, protein MTGILLRNGLLCDPRRRTRERGHLLLDGGLVVGRLSDEEALDAEKRGCHVIDAGPFWVTAGLIDVHTHLGLWEEGAPEEEGSGNEMTSPVTPHLRVVDAVNPADRAFSEARRAGVTTVQILPGSANVIGGQGAVVRTEGTVVDAMIRRAPSAMKAAFGENPKNVYRAQKAAPSTRMAVAATLREALLKARRYGESLQAKGKKGREGELDVKSEALLSVLSGEVPLRVHAHRADDMMTALRIADEFGLSITLEHGTEGLRIAPILAGRAIPVAYGPALSSRPKLELAELEIGDAARLVAAGVRLSLTTDHPVIPIRFILAQASEAVRAGLDADDALAALTINAAEHLGLAETLGSLDEGKRADLVLWTGDPLHYRTVAAATFIDGKVVHKDRGVQL, encoded by the coding sequence GTGACGGGAATTCTTCTGCGCAACGGCCTTCTGTGCGATCCTCGACGGAGGACAAGGGAACGGGGACATCTTCTGCTCGACGGAGGTCTTGTGGTGGGACGCCTTTCCGACGAGGAGGCCCTCGATGCCGAAAAGAGGGGCTGTCACGTCATCGATGCCGGTCCCTTCTGGGTCACGGCGGGACTCATCGACGTCCATACCCACCTGGGACTCTGGGAGGAGGGCGCTCCCGAGGAGGAGGGGAGCGGCAACGAGATGACCAGTCCCGTCACGCCCCATCTGCGCGTCGTCGATGCCGTCAATCCGGCGGACAGGGCCTTTTCCGAGGCCCGCCGGGCCGGGGTGACGACGGTGCAGATCCTTCCGGGCAGCGCCAACGTCATCGGAGGTCAGGGGGCCGTCGTCCGGACGGAGGGGACCGTCGTCGACGCCATGATCCGCCGGGCGCCTTCGGCCATGAAGGCCGCCTTCGGCGAGAACCCCAAGAACGTCTACCGAGCCCAGAAGGCCGCGCCGTCGACGCGGATGGCCGTGGCCGCCACGTTGCGGGAGGCCCTGCTGAAGGCCCGTCGCTACGGCGAAAGCCTCCAGGCCAAGGGGAAGAAGGGACGTGAGGGCGAGCTCGACGTCAAATCCGAGGCCCTCCTCTCCGTCCTCTCCGGCGAGGTGCCGCTGCGGGTTCACGCCCATCGGGCCGACGACATGATGACGGCCCTGCGCATCGCCGACGAGTTCGGCCTCTCCATCACCCTCGAACACGGCACGGAAGGCCTCCGCATCGCCCCGATCCTGGCCGGGAGGGCGATTCCCGTCGCCTACGGTCCGGCCCTTTCGTCGCGGCCCAAGCTGGAGTTGGCCGAGTTGGAAATCGGCGACGCCGCCCGTCTCGTGGCTGCCGGCGTCCGTCTTTCGCTGACGACGGACCATCCCGTCATCCCCATCCGCTTCATCCTGGCCCAGGCCTCCGAGGCGGTGCGGGCGGGCCTCGATGCCGACGACGCCCTGGCCGCCCTGACGATCAACGCCGCCGAACACCTGGGTCTCGCCGAGACCTTAGGAAGCCTCGACGAAGGCAAGCGGGCCGATCTGGTCCTCTGGACGGGCGATCCCCTCCACTACCGGACCGTGGCCGCCGCGACCTTCATCGACGGGAAGGTTGTCCACAAGGATCGGGGCGTCCAGCTCTAG
- a CDS encoding YbjN domain-containing protein: protein MRRPVSFPAAAFLLVLALVLASAPASASSLIRREMTLHQARELLAREGYRPEADEPNGVCHFKIMGYRAQLFVLDGGESLQFHCGWTDTDATLRRVNAWNQGKRFSRAYIDDDGDPHLELDLDLAGGVTDDRAADFLKTCLVSLEAFVKEVI, encoded by the coding sequence ATGAGACGACCTGTGTCTTTCCCTGCCGCCGCTTTTCTGTTGGTTCTGGCCCTGGTCCTTGCTTCGGCTCCGGCATCGGCTTCGAGCCTGATCCGGCGGGAGATGACGCTTCATCAGGCCAGAGAACTGCTGGCCCGCGAGGGATACAGGCCCGAGGCGGACGAGCCGAACGGGGTCTGCCATTTCAAGATCATGGGCTATCGTGCCCAGCTTTTCGTCCTCGACGGGGGAGAGTCCCTCCAGTTTCACTGCGGCTGGACCGATACCGACGCGACCTTGCGGCGGGTCAACGCCTGGAATCAGGGCAAACGTTTTTCGAGGGCCTACATCGACGACGACGGAGACCCCCATCTGGAGCTCGACCTCGACCTCGCCGGCGGCGTGACGGACGATCGCGCCGCCGATTTTCTCAAGACCTGTCTCGTGTCGCTCGAGGCCTTCGTCAAAGAGGTCATTTGA
- a CDS encoding GNAT family N-acetyltransferase: MERQRSLEGVFPEISTARLDMKALDPGQARRLNEIWTDPRVIEYMVLDPFTEMEQTCEMIETLRGLHGAGLGIRWAVCLRDGGTVLGTCGFHNWRREHHRAEIGYELDSLYWRQGFMGEAVSAALEHGFETMDLNRVEAFVTVGNRLSWGFLKKMGFTLEGTLRAYEWARGRHQDQWVFSLLREEWRREKTRP; the protein is encoded by the coding sequence ATGGAAAGGCAACGATCCCTGGAAGGAGTTTTCCCCGAGATCTCGACGGCGCGGCTGGACATGAAGGCCCTCGATCCCGGCCAGGCCCGACGCCTTAACGAGATATGGACCGATCCCCGCGTCATCGAGTACATGGTTCTCGACCCCTTTACGGAGATGGAGCAGACCTGCGAGATGATCGAAACGCTCAGAGGACTCCACGGGGCGGGACTGGGCATCCGCTGGGCCGTCTGTCTGCGCGACGGAGGAACCGTCCTGGGCACCTGCGGCTTTCATAACTGGAGGCGTGAACACCACAGGGCCGAAATCGGTTACGAGCTCGATTCGCTCTACTGGCGCCAGGGTTTCATGGGAGAGGCCGTTTCGGCGGCCCTGGAACACGGTTTCGAGACGATGGACCTGAATCGCGTCGAGGCCTTCGTCACCGTGGGCAATCGCCTTTCCTGGGGGTTCCTCAAAAAAATGGGCTTCACGCTCGAAGGGACGCTGCGAGCCTATGAATGGGCCCGAGGGCGTCATCAGGACCAGTGGGTCTTCTCCCTCCTCCGCGAGGAGTGGAGGAGGGAGAAGACTCGACCCTGA
- a CDS encoding nucleotidyl cyclase domain-containing protein: MKPSSPERPGLWDFLTVPPSLSLLLVVLLVFFGGEGPEAPGGAPALWIAFLVAYVFLAVGDLLSRLKGLSLSRSALQCLCQGIVLTALPSYLGTSAAWSWIGLALLATGLILSLSRSAPSFRPPIVEKKEGPPALPVTSFLETLPLPAFFDVGSGEETTFLANEAALALAATSGQTTTEFFGRILAEGRFSLGDRDYDLLRAQGMALALLVEKQLPSPVPQVEADRDPEPVPHKVEGRERGLLRAAEELARARRYRRWLSAVLIRPDQIGPLQLSLGEAQRQEIFDLFLGEVALTLRDSEPLFRLGPQELLALLPETPQAGARKFSSRLKQMALEFKPKVFGLEAASGPFLVLKTGIAFYDGNGVLTLEEFFSQLEASITQNL; encoded by the coding sequence TTGAAGCCTTCCTCTCCTGAGCGGCCCGGTCTTTGGGATTTTCTGACCGTGCCTCCCTCCCTCTCCCTCCTTCTCGTCGTCCTGCTCGTCTTCTTCGGGGGGGAGGGACCCGAGGCGCCCGGAGGGGCGCCGGCTCTCTGGATTGCCTTCCTGGTGGCCTATGTTTTTCTGGCCGTAGGCGACCTCCTGTCCCGCCTGAAGGGCCTCTCTCTCTCCCGTTCCGCCCTTCAGTGTCTCTGTCAGGGGATCGTCCTGACGGCTCTTCCCTCCTACCTGGGCACCTCAGCGGCATGGAGCTGGATCGGCCTGGCTCTCCTGGCGACGGGACTGATCCTGTCCCTTTCCCGCTCGGCCCCGTCCTTCCGCCCCCCCATCGTCGAAAAGAAAGAGGGCCCGCCGGCCCTTCCCGTCACGTCGTTCCTTGAAACGCTCCCTCTCCCGGCCTTTTTCGACGTCGGATCGGGTGAGGAGACGACCTTCCTGGCCAATGAGGCCGCTCTCGCCCTGGCGGCGACGTCGGGGCAGACGACGACGGAATTCTTTGGAAGGATCCTCGCCGAGGGGAGGTTCTCCCTGGGCGATCGGGATTACGATCTTCTCCGCGCCCAGGGGATGGCTCTTGCCCTGCTCGTCGAAAAGCAGCTCCCTTCGCCGGTGCCTCAAGTCGAAGCCGATCGGGATCCCGAGCCCGTACCCCACAAGGTGGAAGGACGCGAGAGAGGGCTTCTCCGCGCCGCCGAGGAGCTGGCCCGGGCCCGTCGCTACCGGCGATGGCTCTCGGCCGTTCTGATCCGCCCCGACCAGATCGGTCCCCTTCAGCTTTCTCTCGGCGAGGCCCAACGGCAGGAGATCTTCGACCTCTTCTTGGGTGAGGTCGCCTTGACGCTGCGCGATTCCGAGCCGCTCTTCCGTCTGGGACCGCAGGAGCTCCTGGCTCTGCTGCCGGAGACGCCTCAGGCGGGAGCACGGAAATTTTCGTCGCGACTGAAGCAGATGGCCCTGGAATTCAAGCCCAAGGTCTTCGGTCTCGAGGCGGCAAGTGGCCCCTTCCTGGTTCTCAAGACGGGCATCGCCTTCTACGACGGCAACGGCGTGCTGACCCTGGAGGAGTTCTTCAGCCAACTTGAGGCCTCGATCACTCAGAACCTCTGA
- a CDS encoding Fur family transcriptional regulator — protein sequence MEEADKLAAYLERLREEGLRLTAPRRVIIETLLDNLGRHLNARELMDLVQERDGTVGFATVYRTLELLVGLGMLNRISLEEGFSRYEVPDERMHVHLYCRFCGKTVHLPDEAEKEALVRSWMEGSGFILLPQTFEIAGVCAECRRCLSDESVDVAPCGKICRGRGNRRCRRIRGGNEG from the coding sequence ATGGAGGAAGCCGACAAGCTGGCCGCCTATCTGGAGCGCCTTCGGGAAGAGGGTCTGCGTCTCACGGCGCCGCGGCGGGTCATCATCGAAACCCTTCTCGACAATCTGGGACGTCATCTCAACGCCAGGGAACTCATGGATCTCGTCCAGGAACGGGACGGCACGGTGGGGTTCGCCACCGTCTACCGTACGCTGGAGCTGCTCGTGGGCCTCGGCATGCTGAACCGCATCAGCCTCGAAGAGGGGTTCAGCCGCTACGAAGTTCCCGACGAGAGGATGCACGTCCATCTCTACTGTCGCTTCTGCGGCAAGACGGTCCACCTTCCCGACGAGGCGGAGAAAGAGGCCCTCGTCCGGAGTTGGATGGAGGGAAGCGGTTTCATTCTTCTGCCTCAGACCTTCGAGATCGCCGGCGTCTGCGCCGAATGTCGCCGCTGCCTTTCCGACGAGAGCGTCGATGTGGCCCCCTGCGGCAAGATCTGTCGCGGTCGCGGCAATCGCCGCTGCCGTAGGATCCGGGGAGGCAACGAGGGTTGA
- a CDS encoding MBL fold metallo-hydrolase, producing MMLRFLVDNHCGRGDLLAEHGLSVLIETPRGTLLFDGGAGRALLANAATLGVDLGAVDAVVASHGHSDHTGGLARLASLGSFPLYGHPALWGEKIAYRGGKRSFVGCQLSRHAVDFRPVEGVVEIVEGLWAVTTSPEERDRALVPSTPRLLLRDERGTGPDPMADDLSLVLRGPGGYSVLFGCAHGGAANILEKVARTFGTRRFYSVAGGMHMAGQDRPFVERVIEALAAYEVSLWRPCHCTGLEALCAMERVLHDVRWAAAGTVLEL from the coding sequence ATGATGCTGCGCTTTCTCGTCGACAATCACTGTGGTCGTGGCGACCTTCTGGCCGAACACGGCCTTTCGGTCCTCATCGAGACCCCTCGGGGAACGCTGCTTTTCGACGGCGGCGCCGGGAGGGCTCTCCTGGCCAACGCGGCGACTCTGGGCGTCGATCTGGGTGCCGTCGACGCCGTTGTCGCCAGCCACGGCCATTCCGACCACACGGGCGGACTTGCCCGGCTGGCCTCTCTCGGCTCTTTCCCCCTCTACGGACATCCCGCCCTCTGGGGCGAGAAGATCGCCTACCGGGGCGGGAAGCGCTCGTTCGTCGGCTGCCAGCTTTCGCGCCACGCCGTCGATTTCCGCCCCGTCGAGGGCGTCGTCGAAATCGTCGAAGGCCTCTGGGCCGTGACGACCTCCCCCGAGGAGCGTGATCGGGCCCTCGTCCCTTCGACGCCCCGGCTCCTTCTGCGCGACGAAAGGGGAACGGGGCCGGACCCCATGGCCGATGACCTTTCACTGGTGCTCCGAGGACCCGGGGGGTATTCGGTCCTTTTCGGCTGTGCCCACGGAGGGGCGGCCAATATCCTCGAAAAGGTGGCGCGCACCTTCGGGACAAGGCGCTTCTATTCCGTCGCCGGCGGGATGCACATGGCCGGACAGGATCGTCCTTTCGTCGAGAGGGTGATCGAGGCCCTTGCGGCCTATGAGGTCTCCCTCTGGCGTCCCTGCCACTGTACGGGCCTTGAGGCGCTCTGCGCCATGGAACGGGTTCTTCACGACGTCCGGTGGGCCGCCGCCGGAACGGTCCTGGAGCTCTGA
- a CDS encoding DUF4139 domain-containing protein encodes MTGLLFFGAFSPALAGEVVVDRADVYGGGAWITCSFPAEEEMVLELPATLDRDSLTVTSRGAEVLRWTVEERPSPGWLPPALGPLRDEVDRARAQVQLLRARSAALRQAAGHLEKALPEAKDGADLEAFVDRAQRKREGLELRLLETADLEKTALAECEALEALLASRRPEVESVLIFSASTRGEGEVVVRGWSSHASWRPLYRLDLAASTGETHWRLDGLLSQRTGLPWRGEVAFHSGTPRNDLDLPELPPLVVDVAVPLRAAKRMEALSSAPSVLLDSYGNERERRESVTDVVLTAETEAPGDGTDVRVELETFSLAGKTDLTLWGDLSPRAWLLWKTDGLDRALLAGQAELFVDGSPTGRTFISERGAGQKLDLPFGQSPLVKVLREEILPRQGSAWTGRGRLERGYRLVLSSSLARAQVVTVRDRLPVSANEKVKVESVEFSTEPTERDEEGRLSWELTLEGGASAEITVRYRLSYPGDGEIVFYGGDRP; translated from the coding sequence TTGACGGGTCTCCTGTTCTTTGGGGCTTTTTCGCCGGCCCTGGCCGGCGAGGTCGTTGTCGACCGGGCTGATGTCTACGGCGGCGGCGCCTGGATCACCTGTTCCTTCCCGGCCGAGGAGGAGATGGTGCTGGAGCTTCCGGCCACGCTCGATCGGGATTCCCTGACGGTGACATCCCGAGGCGCCGAGGTGCTGCGCTGGACCGTCGAGGAGCGCCCCTCTCCCGGGTGGCTGCCCCCCGCGCTGGGACCCCTGCGCGACGAAGTCGACCGCGCCCGGGCCCAGGTTCAGCTCCTTCGCGCCCGGTCGGCGGCCCTGAGGCAGGCCGCGGGCCATCTCGAAAAGGCGCTGCCCGAGGCGAAGGACGGGGCCGACCTGGAGGCCTTCGTCGACAGGGCTCAGAGAAAACGCGAGGGGCTCGAGCTCCGCCTGCTCGAGACGGCCGATCTGGAGAAGACGGCCCTCGCCGAATGCGAAGCCCTGGAGGCCCTGCTCGCCTCGCGCCGTCCCGAGGTGGAATCGGTCCTGATCTTTTCGGCCTCGACGAGGGGCGAGGGAGAGGTGGTCGTCAGGGGCTGGTCTTCCCATGCCTCCTGGCGTCCCCTTTACCGTCTCGATCTCGCCGCCTCGACGGGGGAGACGCACTGGCGTCTCGACGGGCTCCTGAGCCAGAGGACGGGTCTGCCCTGGCGGGGCGAGGTGGCCTTCCACTCGGGAACGCCGCGGAACGACCTCGACCTGCCCGAACTGCCCCCTCTCGTCGTCGACGTGGCCGTGCCCCTTAGGGCGGCGAAGAGGATGGAGGCCCTCTCCTCGGCTCCCTCGGTTCTCCTCGATTCCTACGGGAACGAAAGGGAGCGGCGCGAATCGGTGACGGACGTCGTCCTGACGGCGGAGACCGAGGCTCCTGGCGACGGCACGGATGTCCGCGTCGAGCTCGAGACCTTTTCCCTGGCGGGCAAGACCGACCTGACCCTGTGGGGCGACCTGTCGCCCCGGGCCTGGCTTCTCTGGAAGACGGACGGACTCGACCGGGCCCTTCTTGCCGGGCAGGCCGAACTTTTCGTCGACGGGAGCCCAACGGGGAGGACCTTCATCTCCGAGCGCGGCGCCGGACAGAAGCTCGACCTTCCCTTCGGCCAGTCACCGCTGGTCAAGGTCCTTCGCGAAGAGATCCTTCCCCGCCAGGGGAGCGCCTGGACGGGACGGGGGCGTCTCGAGAGGGGCTATCGCCTCGTCCTTTCGAGCAGCCTGGCACGGGCCCAGGTCGTGACCGTACGGGATCGCCTGCCCGTGAGCGCCAACGAGAAGGTCAAGGTCGAATCGGTCGAGTTTTCGACGGAACCGACGGAACGGGACGAAGAGGGACGGCTCTCGTGGGAGCTGACTCTCGAAGGAGGGGCTTCGGCGGAGATCACCGTCCGTTACCGCCTCTCCTATCCCGGTGACGGCGAAATCGTCTTCTACGGAGGGGATCGGCCATGA
- a CDS encoding cupin domain-containing protein, protein MEPRFFSPADGRAYRTLDASSIVEIFHPDVAAGLPYSLAEATVAPGETTIIHLHRGTFEIYYVLEGSGTMEVEGWSRPLSVDEAVLIPPESRHRIAAGEKGLRFLCICSPGYRHEKTVLFEGETDLSGGEPLS, encoded by the coding sequence ATGGAACCCCGTTTTTTCAGCCCCGCCGACGGCAGGGCCTACCGGACCCTCGACGCATCGTCCATCGTCGAGATCTTTCATCCCGATGTCGCCGCCGGCCTTCCCTACAGCCTGGCCGAGGCGACGGTGGCCCCCGGCGAGACGACGATCATTCACCTTCATCGGGGGACTTTCGAAATCTATTATGTTTTGGAAGGATCGGGTACGATGGAGGTGGAGGGATGGTCCCGGCCTCTTTCCGTCGACGAGGCCGTGCTCATTCCTCCCGAAAGTCGCCATCGCATCGCGGCCGGAGAGAAAGGCCTGCGTTTTCTCTGTATCTGCTCTCCCGGCTATCGCCACGAGAAGACCGTTCTTTTCGAGGGAGAGACGGACCTGAGCGGTGGAGAACCTCTCTCCTGA